A genome region from Arachis duranensis cultivar V14167 chromosome 8, aradu.V14167.gnm2.J7QH, whole genome shotgun sequence includes the following:
- the LOC107463413 gene encoding uncharacterized protein LOC107463413, whose amino-acid sequence MKNLQSTEELQSPTQASHEPKSEPPNNHTSDAPVADSGSASASSNDNKKVSRQDIELVQNLIERCLQLYMNKDEVVKTLLTRAKIDPGFTTLVWQKLEEENADFFRAYYIRLKLKKQILLFNHLLEHQYHLMKGPMAAKVPLAPIQNGIHPMPVNNLPMGYPVLQQPPMAAAGQPHMDSMGISSCHVVNGVPAPSNFHPMRMNSGNDMVMDHGGPEMAPVAPPNGAMSSVSDMPVSPTSVASTGHFPFTASEISGMGTDTSALDTAFTSDVATSVGLQLAADGGAGISRSLDQIQWNFSLSDLTADLPNLGDLGALGNYPGSPFLPSDSDILLESPDQQDIVDDFFVNSEPPCSQSDEEKS is encoded by the exons ATGAAGAATTTGCAG AGTACAGAGGAATTGCAGTCACCAACTCAAGCATCTCATGAGCCGAAGAGTGAACCACCAAACAATCACACAAGTGATGCTCCCGTTGCCGACTCAGGTTCGGCATCCGCCTCGAGCAATGATAACAAGAAAGTTTCGCGGCAGGATATCGAGCTT GTCCAAAATTTAATAGAAAGGTGCCTACAATTATATATGAACAAAGATGAAGTGGTCAAAACACTACTGACTCGTGCTAAGATAGATCCTGGATTTACAACTCTCG TTTGGCAGAAGTTAGAGGAAGAGAATGCCGATTTCTTCAGGGCGTACTACATCAGGCttaaattgaaaaagcaaatacTCCTGTTTAATCATTTGCTTGAGCATCAGTATCATCTGATGAAGGGTCCCATGGCAGCAAAGGTTCCATTGGCTCCAATACAGAATGGAATCCATCCAATGCCTG TTAACAACCTACCTATGGGATATCCAGTGCTACAACAGCCTCCGATGGCAGCTGCGGGTCAACCTCATATGGACTCTATGGGTATATCGAGCTGCCATGTGGTTAACGGAGTCCCTGCGCCGAGCAATTTTCATCCCATGAGGATGAATTCCGGAAATGA TATGGTGATGGACCACGGTGGTCCCGAGATGGCGCCGGTTGCTCCACCGAATGGTGCAATGTCATCAGTGTCCGACATGCCGGTGAGTCCAACATCGGTAGCATCCACCGGCCATTTCCCCTTCACTGCATCAGAGATATCAGGAATGGGCACGGATACATCGGCTCTTGACACAGCGTTTACATCGGATGTCGCTACTTCGGTAGGGCTACAGCTTGCGGCGGACGGTGGTGCCGGAATCTCAAGATCACTTGATCAAATTCAGTGGAACTTTAGCCTGTCTGATCTAACAGCTGATTTGCCAAACTTGGGAG aTCTAGGAGCTTTGGGAAATTATCCTGGTTCACCATTTTTGCCATCTGATTCAGACATTTTGCTAGAATCTCCAGACCAACAGGATATAG tgGATGACTTCTTTGTTAATTCTGAGCCACCATGCTCCCAATCAGATGAGGAGAAATCTTAA